Sequence from the Drosophila subpulchrella strain 33 F10 #4 breed RU33 chromosome 3R, RU_Dsub_v1.1 Primary Assembly, whole genome shotgun sequence genome:
CTACGTTGGTTCATTTGTGTGTGCAAATGGGTCGCCTGGCATGCATTTCGGCGGGAATGAATTATGCGCTAATTAATTGACGGCTGCCGTTCGCAAGTCGCGTGATTTGCAGGGATCATTAAGTccatatttgattttaaaattacttttCCGCTCCTTCGACAGCGGGGAATTAAGTTAAGTATTTAATTATAGTGAAGGATATTCCTGGGGTTTGTTATATTACCAACAAAAGTCACCTCAGTCTTATTAGCAACAACTAGGGATATGTAGATTaaacaatatatattttctaacATATCTTTGACGATCTTAACTCATCGAAAACATTTCTAAACGCAATTAACCCATAGTTGTTTGCCTAGTTCAGTACTAATTACAGTATAAGCCTCATCAGCCATAACTGAGGCTCTTAACTAatcaaaaacatatttaaatgcatAATTAAAGAAATTAATTATAGTGAAAGACCTtacttatatttaatatattatcatCAAAAGAGACGTACCTAATATGCAAGTCACCTCAGTCTCATCAGTCAAAATTGGGGATGTGTGCATCAAGTTTGTAAATTTTCTGAAGTACGTTTGTTGATCCTAACTAAtccaaaacatttttaatcacATGTTTGCCTTTAAAAGTGACTACATTTTTAATACCCGTATCATTGTACTTTCCGCCTTGCAGTGACACATTGACGAGTGCAGGGAAAAGTCGGTGGAGAGCATCTGAGACGGGGCCCTGAAACTTTGCACTTGACTTTAACAATTAGTTTGTGTCCTCCCCCATCCAATTCCCGACGAGTTTCAGCCCATTCCGCACCTTTCGCCACCCGATTTCATTAGTAGGTGTAGTTGTTGCCTAGCAGCGCGTCACAGGCAATTACAGGGGCGGTAATGCGTATTTAATTAACAAGCTTACTTAGTAGTTTTCCATGGAAAATTTAGCTCATTGTTCGGCAGAATGCGACCGACAGTGTCGACAGTGGGGAGCGGAGCGAACTAGCGAACTAGCTAACTGACATTTAGACTCTCGACGAGTCGCTAACGCTCCCTGCTGCCTATTTGCCTGTCCAATTAAACGGTAAACTTTTCTTATGGCCATTCAATTCCCACGCCGAGGAGGTCCTCCTTCAGCTCGGTTATTCGGTAGTTCAGTAATCGAAAGTTTCGGGGGTACTCGTCCTCGGGATGGAAGTCATCTGAGGTACTAGGAGTCTGAGAGCCATGAGAGAATGGGGATCTTTTGTGTGTTCATGGACTCGATGCTAATTGAATTGTCATCGATTAATTGAGCCTCGCCAAAGATTCCTGAGATGTGCAAAACCAATAACTTCCAGTCGCCTGGCCTAAAGTTAGATGCTTCGGAAAACAAGAGTTGAGCCTACACAGAGAGAACAGCTACTATAAAAGTTctaagaatttttaaaaaattttgtggGAACATTAAGAAAGTAGGTAGATTTTTAGTGGAAGACACCCACTGgaatatttaacattttataacttaatttaataattaaaaatatactaTAGACATTTTAGCCAgtatttagtttttttttattctagaAAATCTTAGAAACATTAGAAACTACCCTGAAGTGATGCCTTAAACTTCATTGAtacacataaataaaaaaactgaCTTGTAAATTATTGCGTACAGTTCTAATTTCCACCGGGTAGTCAACAAAATGGGAGGCTTTTTGGAAAAACCGGAAACGGAAAAGCACGTTGAAGAGGGTTCCGGGAATAACCTGCGATATTGCGTGAGTTCCATGCAAGGCTGGCGCTTGGAAATGGAAGATACCCACTCGGCTGTTTGCAAATTGAAGGAAGACTTCGAACTCTGGTCGTACTTCGCGGTATTTGATGGTCATGCTAGCAACCGAATATCAGAGTATTGTGCAATACACctattaaaaactataatgCAATCCGACGGGTTTTCCAAGCTGAGATACGAGACTGGGATAAAAGAGGGTTTCCTGCAGTTGGACGAGGATATGAGGAAGCTATATCAGGACAAGCCAGGAGGATCGACGGCAGTCTGTGTTTTCGTTTCGCCAGATAAAATGTATCTGGCCAATTGTGGCGATTCTCGGGCTGTAATCTCCCGAAATGGAATAGCCGTCATCAATACGATAGACCATAAGCCATTTGCCCCCAAGGAAAAGGAACGGATTCAAAATGCTGGTGGCAGTGTTATGATAAAAAGAGTCAATGGCACTCTGGCGGTTTCCCGAGCTTTGGGCGACTATGATTTCAAAAATGATAGCACCAGGTCTCCCGTCGATCAGTTGGTTTCCCCAGAACCAGATATCATAGTTTGTGAGCGTTCCGAACAGGATGAGTTCATCGTAATTGCCTGCGATGGCATTTGGGATGTGATGAGTAGCACCGAAGTGTGTGACTTCATTGGTTCTCGCCTTCTGGTGACCTATGACCTCCCAATGATTGTCAATAGTGTGATGGACATTTGCCTGCACAAAGGCAGCCGGGATAATATGACCCTGCTCCTCTTACTTTTGCCAGGTGCACCGACCATCGATATGGATGCCGTTAAGGCCGAACGAAATCTGGACCAAAGAATCGCTCAAATAACCAGGGAAGTCATTGAGAAACACGAAATAACCGACTTTGAGGTTCTTATTCGACTGATGAAGAGGATGGCCATTAATATTCCAAATCTACCGCCAGGAGGTGGTATTTATGCAAAGTACTATATCATTGAGCAGGTTTTTCATGAGAAATTCCCCGATGCTCCGGCTGAAATTCGTGATTATTTTACTATGTGAAAGGTATGTTATGAAGGAATATGactcaaataaataatattaatagaattaaagatattatattaaatggtcgtagttattgattttatataTGACTTTTCCCAGTGTATTCTGCATTTCATTAGTTCTTTCTTAGCCACTCATTCCCCCTTGTGTGTCGACTATGTAGCAACAGCTGTGCGTTATGGCCATCCAGTTGCCAACTTGTGTTCCGTCAAATACAATGGCACAACAGGCCGAATGCTTGATTTTTTCAATTAGATACAGACGCACGCATTACGCATACGAAATGCCTGCGGACCGGAGAACAATCAAACTCATAAAACTCAGAATCAGACTTGGCAACAGATTCGGAATCGGACCTTTTCCCGGCTGTCCggtaataattaaaatttgccTGCCACAAAGGATAAGCCCCGAAAGACAGACGGAGTGAAGGAGTGCCACCGAGGGGCCAAAATGAAAAGTTATGAACTACAGCTCGGCTGGCAGGCAGTTACTGGTCCACTCCAGTCCACTCCACAAGATCCACACCCATGAACAGTGGCAGTACAGTACGTGCCACAACACACAACACTTGACCCAAGCAGTTGCAACAGTCATAACAATGACTGCTCTGCTACTCTGCTACTCCACTGCTctctgttttctgttttctgcCCCCGAACAGCAGCTgtccattttaattttccagCTTGTGTAAATAATTTAAACAATTCCATGTCCAGTCCGACAGGAATATGGCAAAAACAAGTGCGGGGCGGAAGAGGAAGTGCTCGGTTATTATTTGTTACCTCGACTCCCGGCCAGACTTGGCCTATTACTTGCGGTTGCCGAGTCAGCATTTGTTTAGCTTTCTTTGTTCCTtcctgtttctttttttttttgctgtttcGTCTTCTAACCAAATATTTTCGCTAGTCAAGTGAGTCCGTTTTAAGGGAGCACAGAGAGAAAAGAAATTCTTAAACACGCTCTGGTGAACTTGGAAAATTATCTTTGATTTTCTTTCTATCATGGGGGGTTAGAAAAAGGTGTCTAACAATAGGCAACACTTTctttaaaagtatatataatcttTCAGCAAAGGCTTTCTGTAATTAAGGGTGCCAcagaaaagtatgcaacacttTATATAGAATACAGAAAGATGAGGTTCATTTTTGCATAGCATACTTTTCGGCTCTTTTAAAAGAGATTTTAGAACTCTAGGGATTTCTttagcatatctccatatcTTTAACAGTTCAGtgcaaatttttataaaaaatagttCTTAAACTATATTTTTCGAGTGCAGAGTGCGGGTGCTCTGGCATGAgaaaacaaatgaaaacaaTAACATGTGGCCCCGGATCCTCCGGTTGTCCTGCGTCCTTAGTCCTTCGTCCTGCGTCCTGAATCCCGGTCCTTCGGCTCGCTATCTGCTTTCGAGAAGACCTTTCACCCTGGCTGGATGCACTCATGTCCAGTTTGTTTGTTTACTCTGTCTGGCAGCGTGTCTGTTGCATATCAGTGACCAGCATATCGTTATTTTCCTATAATTTAGACAATTTTCAGAAGGGTTCGCTCGCATATTCAAATAGTTTCTCTTTCGCTACCATTTTCGGGCTGGCTTTTGGCATTTTAATCAACTTTTCTTGGATGTGCACAGCACAATTGCTTATTAAATGGCGAAATCAGAGAGAGAGTTTGTTCTAACTTCTGACTGTCTGACCATTTGGTTTATGGAACTTTGGCCAAATATTTGACTTTGGTTCGGCTCGCTCGACAacatttgcaacatttttcTATTTGCTTCGTTAACCGCACACGAATaggaaaaaaccaaaaaaaagaacgTGGTCTCCCTGCGACTGAATGTTTGCGAAAACTTTGTTTGCCGCCCGTCGCTGGCCATAATGCTAAACTTTCTTGCGCTCgaatccatttttttttttgctgctaCTCGGACTCTTTTATTTCGTTCCTTTTGTCAAATGCAGACCAAACCAATTACAAAATCCACACAGCCAGGGAACCAAAACCAGCCAGCAGAACTGGGCCAACTGGGGGGAGGGGCAAAGTTTGGCTTGCAAACAATTGCAATTTATTAAGCCAAGAGCCAAGCAAAGCGCAAACAATGTCCGTGTCCATGTGGCCAGCATAATTAAAAGTAAGTTCAATGCGCTGCTCTAGACAACGGAGCGAATCTCTTTTGGACCAGAGATGAGCAAagaaatttcaaatatttgcaatttaatttgcattcAAACACAATTATTGCGGGAGATAATACGGTTTAGGAAATAATTAGATTTAATTCGGTTAGCTGCGGAGACAAG
This genomic interval carries:
- the LOC119552657 gene encoding protein phosphatase 1B; translation: MGGFLEKPETEKHVEEGSGNNLRYCVSSMQGWRLEMEDTHSAVCKLKEDFELWSYFAVFDGHASNRISEYCAIHLLKTIMQSDGFSKLRYETGIKEGFLQLDEDMRKLYQDKPGGSTAVCVFVSPDKMYLANCGDSRAVISRNGIAVINTIDHKPFAPKEKERIQNAGGSVMIKRVNGTLAVSRALGDYDFKNDSTRSPVDQLVSPEPDIIVCERSEQDEFIVIACDGIWDVMSSTEVCDFIGSRLLVTYDLPMIVNSVMDICLHKGSRDNMTLLLLLLPGAPTIDMDAVKAERNLDQRIAQITREVIEKHEITDFEVLIRLMKRMAINIPNLPPGGGIYAKYYIIEQVFHEKFPDAPAEIRDYFTM